The Microcystis aeruginosa NIES-843 sequence GATCGAGTCAGTGGCAAAAAATTAGATGATTTAGAAAAGTTTATTCGTCGAGAAAAAGAGGGTATAAGACTCCTAAAAAGTAGTTATGGTCAGGTTCCTTTGGGTTTATTGTTAGATTTAGGTTTAACTAAAGAAGAATTGTATAAAAACCAATTTAGAGACTTTCAAAAAAATCGCCAAAGCTCCAGTGATAATCAATCTCCTGAAGACTTTAATTTTGTCTCTTTTGTTAGCAATAAACCATTTAATCTAGATAAATTTGAACCTTTTCTCACGGAAAAAATGCCGATGAATGTTTTTCGAGCAAAAGGGATTCTCTGGTTTCAACAAAGCGATTTAAAACATATTTTTCAATTGAGCGGTCTCCGTTACGATCTGCAAGCGGTAGAATGGGATACATCTCCTCAGAATCAGTTAGTTTTTATCGGCAGAAATTTAAATAAAGAGGAAATCTTGACACAACTAAACGAATGCTTGGCTAGTTCTCAAAAAATTAAAAAGGACAAACTAAGTAGGTAGGTGTTAAAAGTTTTCAGACACCCCCCCCTTATTAAGGGGGGATTAAGGGGGGGACTAAGGGGGGATCGGCACCCCCCTTATCAAGGGTAGGGCTGTTTCATTCTCCCATCAGAATATCAAAAGTAAAAGCGATCAATATCAGGTAAAATGATAAGTGACCGCCAACCTTTTAAATATATGTTGAGCTTAATAGAAAAACTGAAACAAGTCAAGGACTTTCGGAAAGATAAAGGAAAAAGACACCCTTTATGGATAGTATTAGTAGTAATAATACTGGGAACAATGCTAGGATACTCAGGTTATAGAGAACTAGGAGAGTTTGCTAAAAATAATCGGCACAGGCTCAGTAAAGAATTTAACATAATTCCAGAAAGAGTCCCATCCTATTCAACAATTAGAAGGGTAATGATGGGAGTTGACTGGCAGAGTTTGTTAAAAATGTTTAATGAATGGGCATTAGAAGAATATGGACAAAGAGATGATATAAATTGGCTAGGTATGGATGGAAAAAGTCTCAAAAACACCCTAAAGAATCCTAATAATGAACAACAAAATTTTATCATGTTTGTCTCATTGTTTAGTCAAGAAAGTGGATTAGTATTACACTTAAAAAGAATCGAAAACAAAAAAGGGTCTGAAATCGACGAAGGGCAAGCTATAATTGAGGATTGCTCTCTCCAAAATAAAGTTTTTACTGGCGATGCTTTACACTGTCAGAAAAAAACAATCAGCTTAATAGCCAAGAGTAAAAATGACTATGTTATCACCGTTAAAGGAAATCAGAAAAATCTTTATAAGCGAATACAAGACCTGAGTAATTCCTCAAAGCCAGAAAGTTGCTTTCTTGAACAAGATAATAGTCATGGACGAAAAATATCAAGAAAAATAGAAGTTTTTAAAGTGAGAAAAAATGAAAGACAAGGGTTTGAAAATCTGCGAAGAGTTATTAAAGTAGAAAGAAAGGGTAGTCGCGGGGATAAAACCTATGAAGAAACAGCTTACTATATCAGTAGCCTAACCGAATCCGCTCAAGTATTTGCTAAAATTATTCGAGGACATTGGAAAATAGAAAATCAGTTACATTGGGTAAAAGATGTAATTTTTGAGGAAGATAAAAGCGAGATAAGTGATTTTCAAGCGGCCAGCAATTGGTCAATTCTCACAACTATAGGATTGAATCTTTTCAGAGGTTTGGGTTTTCTCTCAATAACAGAGGGAC is a genomic window containing:
- a CDS encoding ISAs1-like element ISMae8 family transposase, with the protein product MLSLIEKLKQVKDFRKDKGKRHPLWIVLVVIILGTMLGYSGYRELGEFAKNNRHRLSKEFNIIPERVPSYSTIRRVMMGVDWQSLLKMFNEWALEEYGQRDDINWLGMDGKSLKNTLKNPNNEQQNFIMFVSLFSQESGLVLHLKRIENKKGSEIDEGQAIIEDCSLQNKVFTGDALHCQKKTISLIAKSKNDYVITVKGNQKNLYKRIQDLSNSSKPESCFLEQDNSHGRKISRKIEVFKVRKNERQGFENLRRVIKVERKGSRGDKTYEETAYYISSLTESAQVFAKIIRGHWKIENQLHWVKDVIFEEDKSEISDFQAASNWSILTTIGLNLFRGLGFLSITEGQRWLAERWEKLIVLST
- a CDS encoding CobW family GTP-binding protein, which produces MSSLIIPLSDSLPCLPKSGMPVTIITGFLGSGKTTLLNHILDNKEGLKVAVLVNEFGDINIDSQLLVSIDEDMVELSNGCICCTINDSLIETVYQVLEKEIPVDYLIIETTGLADPLPIILTFLATELKYLTRLDSIITLVDSETFTADHFDSNIALSQIRYGDVVILNKIDRVSGKKLDDLEKFIRREKEGIRLLKSSYGQVPLGLLLDLGLTKEELYKNQFRDFQKNRQSSSDNQSPEDFNFVSFVSNKPFNLDKFEPFLTEKMPMNVFRAKGILWFQQSDLKHIFQLSGLRYDLQAVEWDTSPQNQLVFIGRNLNKEEILTQLNECLASSQKIKKDKLSR